The window TCATAAACTTTATTGGTTTCATTTAAAAAATAATCAAAGAACCACAATTAGCAAATTTTCGAATGTTTATACTTCGATAGATCATGATCTTAATCAGAAAACAGTTGAATATATGATTAGTGTTTCTGCCAATGTGCTAAATCTCGATGTTAAGAAGGGCTTTGATTCTTTGCTTAAAGAATCTGCTTTGGCTTGGGAAGAAAAAGTTTGGCGCGATTATCCAATTGAAATTGAGTCGACAGATTTCACGGACCAATTGGCTTTGAATTTTGCAAGATATCATTTGCATATCATGGTTCCAAAACATGACGAACGTATGAGCATTGCAGCAAAAGGTTTATCCGGCGAAGGGTATAAAGGCCATACTGCTTGGGATACAGATATTTTTATGCTCCCTTATTTCACGATGACTTACCCGAAAATTGCAAGAAAGTTACTTTCATACCGTTACTTGGGTTTGAGCGGAGCCCATAAAAAGGCTGCTCTGAACCATTATCAAGGTGCCCAGTATCCTTGGGAGTCGGCTTGGCCTTCGGATGGAGAGGTGGCTCCGGTTTGGGGAGCAGCGGATATCGTTACCGGAAAACCAACAAAAATTTGGTCCGGTTTTATCGAACAGCATATCAGCAGCGATGTTGCTTTTGGTGTTAAACAATATATTGACGCAACTTCTGATCTTAGATTCGCTAAATTCGAGGGTTATGAAGTTATTTTTGATACCGCAAAATTTTGGGCCAGCCGCTTGGAATATAACACAATTAAAGATCGTTATGAAATCAACGATGTGGTTGGCCTGGACGAGTACAAGGAGCATGTTAATAACAATGCTTTTACAAATTATTCGGCGGCTTGGAATATTGCTGTTGCTATTATGCTATATGAAAAAATAAAGCGACATGATCCAAAGAGTTTTAGTCGACTAAACAAAAAACTCGATCTTGATAAAACTTACCATCAATGGATAGAAAAACTTCCAAAAATGTATTTGCCCAAGGCGAATAAAGACAACGTCCTTCCACAAGACGATAGTTATCTTTCAAAAAAAATTTTAGATTTAACGCCTTATTTAAAGGATGATGCCGTCGGAACTCTATTTCATGATTATAATCTGGATCAGGTTAACAATATGCAAATTACCAAGCAGGCTGATGTTATCCTGCTATTCTGCTTGTTTGAAAATTTATTTTCTCCAGATGTCCAAGAAGCGAGTTGGGATTATTATCTTCCTAAAACAATGCACGATTCCTCTTTATCCCTTTCAACTCATGTTATTTTAGCAGTCGATTTAGGAAGGAATTCGGAAGCTTATCAATTATTTCAAAAAGCAAAAAATATCGATTTGGGTCCTTATATGAATTCTTCAAATGACGGAATTCATGCTGCTTCTTTGGGTGGAATTTGGAATGCTGTTGTTGAAGGGTTTGGTGGTTTACGGGTAATTGACGGAAAACTCAGGATTGAGCCGCATTTACCAAAAGAATGGAATTTGTTGGATTATCGAATTAACTGGCATGGAGCAAGATTACAAATTAAAGAAACAAAAGAAGACTTTACGGTTATTTTTCTCGATTCAGATCATTTGGATCAAATAGTTGAATTTATTTCAAAAGGTGAAGAGTATCAAGTCAAAGTGGAAGGTTCGATTCGAATAAAACTTTGACAAG of the Oenococcus sp. UCMA 16435 genome contains:
- a CDS encoding glycoside hydrolase family 65 protein, whose protein sequence is MTKTLMKYQQNQPWTIREKSFDNNFLSKAESIFALGNGYLGVRSVFEESYIGEKRDMFVSGTFDRFDKSEATELPNIPDFIQMEFVINGRNLDLNLGEITQYSFSLNLKNGQLIRHFIWKFGDIHLEFNFRRFVSFNDLHLLGQEVTIKNLAGDTSFQLKSGIDGQLTNSGSQHFAEGTKDQEKNRILQMVSTTAQSKIDFVQSTIHDFSDQSLIDKTRIEISRRQIHKLYWFHLKNNQRTTISKFSNVYTSIDHDLNQKTVEYMISVSANVLNLDVKKGFDSLLKESALAWEEKVWRDYPIEIESTDFTDQLALNFARYHLHIMVPKHDERMSIAAKGLSGEGYKGHTAWDTDIFMLPYFTMTYPKIARKLLSYRYLGLSGAHKKAALNHYQGAQYPWESAWPSDGEVAPVWGAADIVTGKPTKIWSGFIEQHISSDVAFGVKQYIDATSDLRFAKFEGYEVIFDTAKFWASRLEYNTIKDRYEINDVVGLDEYKEHVNNNAFTNYSAAWNIAVAIMLYEKIKRHDPKSFSRLNKKLDLDKTYHQWIEKLPKMYLPKANKDNVLPQDDSYLSKKILDLTPYLKDDAVGTLFHDYNLDQVNNMQITKQADVILLFCLFENLFSPDVQEASWDYYLPKTMHDSSLSLSTHVILAVDLGRNSEAYQLFQKAKNIDLGPYMNSSNDGIHAASLGGIWNAVVEGFGGLRVIDGKLRIEPHLPKEWNLLDYRINWHGARLQIKETKEDFTVIFLDSDHLDQIVEFISKGEEYQVKVEGSIRIKL